The proteins below are encoded in one region of Bacteroidota bacterium:
- a CDS encoding TetR/AcrR family transcriptional regulator, translating into MVANKEELYSEIKGNKKQLIMNTALESFAEKGFYSTSINNIAKSANISKGLIYHYFRSKDELLKTIIFDGFDKLFENFDENKDGILQHSELINYINFSFESLEKNGHFWRLYFSLIFQPHVFDLVKNKLMEKIQPFSSMLTDYFERNNYEDPEIETLFFFSVLDGVGVDYMAAPEYFPIEKLKKRILKIYDK; encoded by the coding sequence AGTGAAATTAAGGGAAATAAGAAGCAGTTAATTATGAATACTGCATTGGAGAGTTTTGCTGAAAAAGGGTTTTATTCCACCTCGATAAATAATATTGCAAAATCTGCTAATATTTCAAAAGGCTTGATTTATCATTATTTTAGAAGTAAAGATGAATTATTGAAAACAATAATTTTTGATGGTTTTGATAAGTTATTCGAAAATTTTGATGAAAATAAGGATGGAATACTTCAGCACAGTGAATTAATAAATTACATTAATTTTTCATTTGAAAGCTTAGAAAAAAACGGTCATTTCTGGAGATTGTATTTTAGCTTAATATTTCAACCCCATGTGTTTGATTTGGTCAAAAATAAATTAATGGAAAAAATTCAACCTTTTTCTTCCATGCTTACTGATTATTTTGAACGAAACAACTATGAAGATCCTGAAATAGAAACGCTTTTCTTTTTCTCAGTGCTTGATGGTGTGGGAGTTGATTACATGGCAGCACCAGAATATTTTCCTATAGAAAAACTTAAAAAAAGAATTTTAAAAATATATGATAAATAA